GATGAAGCCGCGCAGACCTTCCACCCGCACCAGTGCACCACCACGGTTGGTGGCAAACACTTCGCTGTAGATGGTGGCGTCTTCCTTCTGAAGCTGACGCACGCGCTCCCAAGCGCGTTGGTACTCAATCCGACGGATCGAGAGGGTGAGCTGACCGTCTTCGTTCTCTTCGCTGAGGATGAAGAACTCGCGCTCTTCGCCGGGCTCGAGCACGTCGCTGAGGTGCTCAACGCGGTTGATCGACACCTCTGCCATAGGCATGAAGGCGGCGGTCTTCGCGCCGATGTCGATCATGGAGCCCTTGGACTCGATCGCGAACACGGTGCCCTTCACCACGTCGCCAGGCTTGAAGTTGTAGTCGTACTTGCTCAGCAGCGACGCGAACTCATCCAGGGTGAAGCCAACGCCATCGAGGTCGCGAGCCACAGCACGGCTGCTGGGGTCGTCGGCGCTGGGCACCTCTTCCGGAATATCCAGATCGAGCTCAGCAGCAGCATCAACGACGTCTTGATCGACAGCCTCTACGGCCACGTCGGTCTCGCTGGTGTTGAGATCGGAAGGGGTCACGGTCATGGAGAGTTGGCGGACTGCCCAAGGCAGCGCGAAGGAACCAATGCGTCGGCCGCCACCGTCGCAGAGGAATCTAAAACTATAGAGGTCGGCTGCCGCAGCCCCTTTCAGCTAGGGGCTGCGGCAGCCGCGAGGGATTTGCCCTTGGGCTTGCGATTCAGGCCATCCAGGGTCGCCACAAAATCAGCAACGCTCTGGAACTGGCGATAGACCGACGCGAAGCGGATGTAGGCGACGTCACTCATCCCTGCGAGGTGCTGCAGGGCCAATTCACCGATGTCCTTACTGGAGACTTCTCGACCGCTGCGGCTCTGGAGCTCCAGCTCCAGCTCGTCGACCACCAGTTCCAAGCGGCTGGGCTCCAGGCCCGTCTTGTCGCAGGCCCGCAGCAGACCGTGGAGGAGCTTGCCGCGATTGAACGCTTCCCGATTGCCGTTGCGCTTGAGAACCGTGATCGGCACCGTCTCCACCCGTTCATAGGTGGTGAAGCGAAACTCGCAATTCAGACACTCCCGACGACGACGCACACTGCGACCGGTGTCCGCGGAACGCGATTCAAGAACGCGGCTATCGGTGTGCTGACAGGAGGGGCACTGCATGCCCGAAGTTCCGCCGGAGAAGTTGCTCAAGTTTAGACAGAACAATTCCCTTTGAGAAGGGCTGCTGCAACTTGGGTCTTGCACAGCAACAGTTCAACTCCCCGCATAAACCAATGAGACTCAGCGCTCAAACAAGGGGCAGAAAAGTCGAAATGAGATTGCCTAAGAGCCGCAGCTCCGTTGACTGGGATCCCCAGCCATGAAAAAACCCCCGCCGGTGGCGGGGGCCTGTGGACTCAGGAGAGTCGAATCACTTGCCGATCTTCGGGGGATCGCGGAAGGCGATCGCGAAGAACAGGGTGGAGATGGCTAACGCCAGGATCAGGATGTAAGCAAAGCTTTCCATGAGTTACCTCCGAGGCGCTCAGCTGAGGGTGGTGCCTGCGGGGGGCACGTAGCCCTCCGGCAGACGACGGGTGGAACGGTCGCCCAGTTTCTGGAACAGACCGAACTCAACCTGCTCACCGAGATCGGGATCGATACCGGCGAACACATCGCGGTACAGGGTGCGAGCACCGTGCCAGATGTGACCGAAGAAGAAGAGCAGCGCGAAGCAGGCGTGGCCGAAGGTGAACCAGCCGCGGGGGGAGCTGCGGAAGGTGCCGTCGGAGTGATAGGTCTCGCGATCGAATTCGAACGCTTCACCCAGCTGGGCCTTGCGAGCCAAGCGCTTCACGTCCGCGGGGTCGGTGAAGGTCTGACCGTTCAGGGCACCCCCGTAGACGGTGGCGGTCACGCCGGTCTGCTCGAAGGAGTACTTCGCTTCAGCGCGGCGGAAAGGAATGTCAGCGCGGACGATGCCTTGGCTGTCTTCCAGAACCACAGGGAAGTTCTCGAAGAAGTTGGGCAGACGACGCACCTCGAGATCGCGACCCTGGTTGTCGGTGAAGGCAATGTGACCCAGCCAGCCGGTGGGCAGGCCATCACCGTTGACCATCGGACCGACGCGGAAGAGACCGCCCTTGGCAGGGCTGTTACCGACGTAGTCGTAGAAGGCCAGCTTTTCAGGAATCTGGGCGTAGGCCTGTTCCTTAGTGGCACCGTTGTCCAGAGCGGTCTGAACGCGGCGGTTGATCTCGGTCTTGAAGTAGCCCTGATCCCACTGGTAGCGGGTCGGACCGAAGAGCTCGATGGGGGTTGCAGCGGCGCCGTACCACATGGTTCCAGCCACGATGAAGGCGGCGAAGAACACAGCGGCGATGGCACTCGAGAGCACCGTCTCGATGTTGCCCATGCGGAGAGCCTTGTAGAGGCGCTCGGGCGGACGAGTGGTGATGTGGAAAACGCCGGCAATGATGCCGACAATGCCTGCTGCGATGTGGTGGGCAACGATGCCACCAGGGTTGAAGGGGTTGAACCCTTCAGGACCCCAAGAGGGCTGTACAGCCTCAAGGTGTCCGGTCACGCCGTAGGGATCAGAGACCCACATGCCGGGGCCAAAGACGCCGGTGAGGTGGAAGGCACCAAAGCTGAAGCAGCCGAGGCCAGCGAGCAGCAGGTGGATGCCGAAGATTTTGGGGAGGTCAAGGGCAGGCTCGCCAGTGCGAGGGTCCTGCCAGATCTCCAGATCCCAGTAGGTCCAGTGCCAAATGGCGGCCAGCATCAGCAGGCCACTGAAAACGATGTGAGCAGCTGCCACACCTTCAAAACTCCAGAAGCCGGGGTCGACACCGGTGGCACCGGTGATACTCCAGCCGCCCCAGCTATCCGTCACACCCAGGCGAGCCATGAACGGCATGACAAACATGCCCTGGCGCCACATGGGGTTGAGCACCGGGTCGGAGGGATCGAAGATAGCCAGCTCATAGAGCGCCATGGAACCGGCCCAGCCGGCAACCAAGGCAGTGTGCATGAGGTGCACGGCGAGCAAACGGCCCGGGTCGTTAATCACGACCGTGTGCACCCGATACCAGGGCAATCCCATGGGGGTCAGGTCCGAGGAAACATCGAGGCTTCCGCTTCAGAAAACCGAAACCGGAAGTCAGCGCGATCAGGCTTTGCCAGCGAAAGCCAGCAAATCGTTGATCCGTGCTCGCGATCGTAAGGGTTTCAGCTGACGGAACGTTTTGAAGGGTCGCGAGCTGAAACGTGCCGTGACGGGAAAACGGCTCTGCAGCCCCAGGGAGCGCTCCTCACAGCAAAGCCGCGGTTACAAATCGCAATCCATTCCCTCAGAATGCGGAGATTCCGTTTCCGCCGCCATGCCCGTCATTCGCTTCGTTCGTGAGGGCCGGGATGTGGAGTGCTACCCCGGCGAGAACCTCCGCGAGGTCGCCCTGCGTGAAGGCCTTGAGCTCTATGGCCTCAAAGGGCAGCTCGGAAACTGCGGCGGCTGCGGCCAGTGCATCACCTGTTTCGTCGATGTGGTGGGCGAAAGCAGTCCCGGAAGCCTGAGCGGCAGGACCGCCGTTGAAGAGCAGAAGCTGCGCCGCCGGCCCCAGACCTGGCGCCTGGCCTGCCAGACCCTCGTCCAACAATCGGTCCTGGTGTTGACCCGACCCCAGGTGCGCTTTGGGGACGCCGAGCAACGCATTGCCACCGCCAAAGCCAACCCGCTGCCAGCCGGGCCCACAGCCTGGCCGGAACCTGAGCCCCAGGAGGAGGACGCCGCAGAAACCGCTGCCGAGGCCGAAACCACAACGAGGGATGAAGAGGCCTGATGAAGCCCCTTTGGCGGTGATACGGTCACCTGGCTCAAGACTTTTGCGATGGAAACCAACGATCTCGGCTTCGTCGCCAGCCTGATGTTCGTGCTGGTGCCGACGGTGTTTCTGATTGTTCTGTACATCCAGACCAGCAGCCGCCAGAGCTGAGCCGGCTCCATTGGTTTCGCCAACCCTGGACGCCTCTCCTTGATGCGTTCAGGGTTTTCTTTGTGCCTGCACCTCGCCCTTGAAGGCGCAGCACAAACCCCCAGGGCCTAGCGGTCCTGGGGGTTTCTTGTCTCGAGCCGCAATCAAAAAGGAGTGTGCCGCCTGGATCCTCAGCCGCGACCTTCGGGCTCGCGCACCAGAAGAACCGGAGCCGGAGCATGCACCCGGATGTAGTCGCTCACCGAGGAGCCCAACAGGCGATCGATATCGACAAGACCGCGGGCCACCAGCGGGCGTCGGTCCTGGGAGGCGATCACGACAAGATCAGCGTTGTGCTCTTCAGCGGCCTGACAGAAACCGCGGCCAACGTCACCCGTGCCGTGGATCGCTTTCATCTCAACGCCAAAACCACGGGCCCGTTGCACGGCCTTCTCCAGCAATTCATCGGCAGGGGTTTGACCACCACGGGTGGGGGTGATGTCCTGGCGGCTGATGTGAACGCCGGTCAACGTGCTGCCGGGCACATCACGCACGAGCTCACAGGCCAGCTTTAACGCGTCATCACCGACCCCGGTGCCGTCAATCGCCACCATCACGCGATTGATATGACGGACATAAAGGTCATCGCGCACCAGCAACATCGGCCGGGTCGAGAGCTGGAAGACGTACTGACTCGCGCTGTTGCTCAGGATCGACTGCAGCCGGCCCAGGCCCCGAGAGCCCATCACGATCAGATCAGCGTCCAATTCATCGGCCACCTTCAACACCGTTTGCTTGGTGTCGCCTTGGCGAATGATCGTGTTGACCTCAGAAGGATTCAGTCCCAGTCGCTGAACGGCCTCAGCGACGATGCCTGCAGCCTTCTGGGAATGCTCGGCGTAGTCCTGACCGGCCTGCTCGGAGACCACATGCAGGAGGTTGATGCGGGCCTGCCGCACGGTTGGGATGTCGCGCAGCATGCGCACCATTTCCTCGACGTGGCCTTTGCCTGAATCGGCGATCAGAAGATTGGAGAACACATCCCAGGGGCGCGTTGGGGCAGCCTATGGCTGATTGGCCAGCAACCTCGACTTGTGCCCGAGACCGTGACGGAGCAGCAACATCAGCGCCCTTGGCAGATCGAGCGAGCGGTGCTGCCCCAACACACCGACCATGCCGGAGTGATGTGGCATGGCAGTTATCTGGCCTGGCTGGAGGAAGCCCGCGTGGAAGCCCTCCGCCGGGCGGGCCTGGCCTACAGCGACCTCTCCGAACGCGGCCTGGAACTGCCCGTCATTTCCCTAAAGATCGACTACCGGCAAGCCCTGCTGCACGGAGAGACCGTCCGGGTCGAGAGCTGGGTGCTGCCCCAAAAGGGGGTCAAGCTCCCTTGGCGCAGCGCCTTCCTCAAGGCCAATGGAAGCGTGGCCGCCGAAGCGCACGTGGAGCTGGTGCTCGTGGACCTAAGCCAAGGCCCCGGGCAAAGGCGACTGCTACGCAAAGCACCTGAGGACCTGCTGCAAGCGCTTGAGCACCTAAAGAAAGGTCCAAGGCAAGACTCAAAGGCCGCGCAGTAGTGCGGATGCATTAAGTCATCGAACGTGCGCAGGACCAATGTGCCAAACCAAATAGCTCAGACAAAAGCCCACCCCCTACCACCGGAGGATACAAATAGAGCTAACCCCAAACTTCAAAAACCCCATCAACGGGTCGTCCTTGCTTGAGGCCGTCCCAACTAATGGTCTTGAGGAAAGCGCCTGCGTCATAAGTTTCGACCACGTCGACGCCCCAGTAGCCCTCTTGGAGAGGTGATCCCGGCATGCATGGGTTGTCTTTGCGACCTCCCAATGCCAGAAGCTCATGGTCCGCACCATGTCCCAACATCCTTCGCATGGCACGCCATGCGCGGGGCAATTCCACGGCTAGAGCAATGGCATCAAGCTCCGAATCAATACGCACGAGCCAATGGGGTGATCTAGTGGTTCTGCTGTTTTGATGCACTGGCTGCTCGCTTGCAATGTCTCAGCAAACACTGCTGGAGCGAGACTTGGTACGGCCTGGGCATGAACCTGCAAATTGTGGGAGATAACAAAGCAGGTCGTGACATGGGTGAGGCTTTAAGGACCTTAAAGCTTGATGCGGGCGTTCGCGATGTAAGGACATTTTCATAGACATCAATTACCGACCAACCCTTATCTAGAAATATTTTCCAAGATCTCCCAGCCATACCTTGGTTTCTGCAACAATCCAAACGCACACAAGAATTGCGGGCAAGACGCCATGAACACATCGCACGGATTCTGTTAGTCATCTCCCTTGACTGAAGCAAGATTGCAACTTCGCATTGCAGGCAGGGCGCCGACGCGTTATAGTCTTATGGACTATTCTACTCCAGAAGACCCCTCATTCAGAGCGTCGAATCAGCTCGGCAAGCATCTCGAGTTTCGAATTTTCAGATTGAGAGGCACGAGTTGCCATCCACGCTCGCGCAGCCTTCTGCTGTGCCAACTGCTGAACAAGCAAAAGCGCTATCTCACGCAACTCATCGAAATCTCTACAATCATTAATTAGGCGAACGAACTTCTCAGTCTCAAAAGACATTTCTAGGGACTGTTTGATAGGATCCATCGAAGCCATGATCAAGTGTTCGGGTTCTATTTTCGGTTCAGCAACGAAAAACGGCGTCGAACCGTGGACTGGATCAACGCTAAGACAAACACACCTACAACCGCGGCGACCAAGGTCGACTTTCCACTGTCGAAAATGCCAGCGCCAAGAGCCACAATCGGCAGGTCACTCATGAAGACACTCAAAAATAAAGCCGGCAGGAAACGCTTTAGCGGCGTACCTGCGATACCCAAGCCATAACTCACGAAATCAAAAAAACCGGTCATCAAAAGACCGGTCATCAAAAAGAAATTGGACTCAACCTTGGAGCCACTGAAACGCTCCACAACAGACATAGCTTTGCCACCAACTAGCCGACGCACGGGGCCCCTTCCAAACTGACGAGCCAAACAGAATGCTAGGGAGCAGGCAAGTATGTCAGTGAATACAATCGTCAAAAAGCCGGTCTTAAAACCCAGTAGAGCACCGGCGGCAAGAGAATAAGCGGTGCTCGGCAAAGCTGGCAGAACAATGCTGACTCCGCGCAACAGCATGATCCCGATAGGAGCCCAAACGCCCATAGCACCAAGTGACTGCCGAATTTGAGGCATGACATGGGCCTGGGCCAAAAGAGTCAAGCCAATAAACCCGAGGAGCCCCAATAAGACCAGAAGCACTCTGCGAAAGAACGGGGAAACCAAGACTCCACTGGGCAACAGAAGCTATCATCCTTCCACAACAGCTCCGTCAAAACAAAACAGATACACTAAATTTATCCAAAAGACAGAAAACAGCTCAAGCAAGAGAGGCAGCCAGTGGCAACACAAGAACATCAAAACAGCAAAGATGCGCAACGTAAAACAAGATTAATAAATGCAAACTGCGGAAAATGGGAGAGCATCTTCATTCGCATCGGATCCAGTCGAGAGGAATGCGAACGCTTTCCATGCAACCTCAGCGTTAGCGAAGACAATGGCTTGATCGAAGCTCAACTGACATACCAGCAGTCTGGAAAGATTGCACGCTCCGCTTTTCGTGAAATTCCAGAATCGATGCAAATTGAAGCCGCTGGTCATTGGTCCCTCGGCCCCCAGTTTCTCACGCAAGAGTTCTGGACCACAGAGTTTTGCATCTGCAGACCACATGAGCGCCGAAGGGCAATAGTCCGACAACGCAGGAACTGGCTTGAATCAATGGTTGTGATCGTGGAATGGAGAGCAGGGCATGATCATGCAGCCTTTTCGGGTGATCTTCCACGCCCCATTTACCTCAGCGAATCCAGAGGCGAAACGACGTCTACCTTTGAAGTCATGGCTGACGGCGTATCACTTGGCTTAGAGCTCACGCTATTCAATACTCATAAACAGCAAGCAACTACCTGGACCTGGGACTCAGCATCTATCACACGGCTATACGGCATCGACAATCAACTCATACAGGAACAGGCTAGGACTCACCCTTCCTGAAGTTCCGCAAGATTTCAACGTCCTGCTCGGGGTCAATGCTTAGGTCCGTCAAAACCAACGCCTTACCAATCGTGTTGATGGCGTACTCAATGGCGGACAGGGACTTCGCCCCGGCAGGACTCCTTCGTCCAGCACGAATGACTTCTGGGGTCACGAATGCGGCAGCCTCATTGAACTGAGCCGCAATCTGGGCCAATTGCTCATCCATCATGCAGTAGGCAAGAGATCAACTCTGAGCATCTCATTCGCCGCACCGGTGCAGCAGTGTGCCAGGATGAGACTTGCGAGTCCAGCCCAAAGTCGTCGCGCATGAAATCGAGGCGGTTCAGGCTTGGAAGTGACGCAAGGAACGGAGCGCATCC
This DNA window, taken from Synechococcus sp. LTW-R, encodes the following:
- a CDS encoding 30S ribosomal protein S1, yielding MTVTPSDLNTSETDVAVEAVDQDVVDAAAELDLDIPEEVPSADDPSSRAVARDLDGVGFTLDEFASLLSKYDYNFKPGDVVKGTVFAIESKGSMIDIGAKTAAFMPMAEVSINRVEHLSDVLEPGEEREFFILSEENEDGQLTLSIRRIEYQRAWERVRQLQKEDATIYSEVFATNRGGALVRVEGLRGFIPGSHISTRKPKEELVAEFLPLKFLEVDEERNRLVLSHRRALVERKMNRLEVGEVVIGTVRGIKPYGAFIDIGGVSGLLHISEISHEHIETPHTVLNVNDQMKVMIIDLDAERGRISLSTKALEPEPGDMLTDPQKVFEKAEEMAARYKQMLLEQAEDGEMAYE
- a CDS encoding acyl-CoA thioesterase gives rise to the protein MTEQQHQRPWQIERAVLPQHTDHAGVMWHGSYLAWLEEARVEALRRAGLAYSDLSERGLELPVISLKIDYRQALLHGETVRVESWVLPQKGVKLPWRSAFLKANGSVAAEAHVELVLVDLSQGPGQRRLLRKAPEDLLQALEHLKKGPRQDSKAAQ
- a CDS encoding photosystem II reaction center protein T, with product MESFAYILILALAISTLFFAIAFRDPPKIGK
- a CDS encoding universal stress protein — protein: MFSNLLIADSGKGHVEEMVRMLRDIPTVRQARINLLHVVSEQAGQDYAEHSQKAAGIVAEAVQRLGLNPSEVNTIIRQGDTKQTVLKVADELDADLIVMGSRGLGRLQSILSNSASQYVFQLSTRPMLLVRDDLYVRHINRVMVAIDGTGVGDDALKLACELVRDVPGSTLTGVHISRQDITPTRGGQTPADELLEKAVQRARGFGVEMKAIHGTGDVGRGFCQAAEEHNADLVVIASQDRRPLVARGLVDIDRLLGSSVSDYIRVHAPAPVLLVREPEGRG
- the psbM gene encoding photosystem II reaction center protein PsbM, with amino-acid sequence METNDLGFVASLMFVLVPTVFLIVLYIQTSSRQS
- the nrdR gene encoding transcriptional regulator NrdR, with the protein product MQCPSCQHTDSRVLESRSADTGRSVRRRRECLNCEFRFTTYERVETVPITVLKRNGNREAFNRGKLLHGLLRACDKTGLEPSRLELVVDELELELQSRSGREVSSKDIGELALQHLAGMSDVAYIRFASVYRQFQSVADFVATLDGLNRKPKGKSLAAAAAPS
- a CDS encoding DUF2656 family protein yields the protein MHQNSRTTRSPHWLVRIDSELDAIALAVELPRAWRAMRRMLGHGADHELLALGGRKDNPCMPGSPLQEGYWGVDVVETYDAGAFLKTISWDGLKQGRPVDGVFEVWG
- a CDS encoding TVP38/TMEM64 family protein, producing the protein MVSPFFRRVLLVLLGLLGFIGLTLLAQAHVMPQIRQSLGAMGVWAPIGIMLLRGVSIVLPALPSTAYSLAAGALLGFKTGFLTIVFTDILACSLAFCLARQFGRGPVRRLVGGKAMSVVERFSGSKVESNFFLMTGLLMTGFFDFVSYGLGIAGTPLKRFLPALFLSVFMSDLPIVALGAGIFDSGKSTLVAAVVGVFVLALIQSTVRRRFSLLNRK
- a CDS encoding 2Fe-2S iron-sulfur cluster-binding protein — protein: MPVIRFVREGRDVECYPGENLREVALREGLELYGLKGQLGNCGGCGQCITCFVDVVGESSPGSLSGRTAVEEQKLRRRPQTWRLACQTLVQQSVLVLTRPQVRFGDAEQRIATAKANPLPAGPTAWPEPEPQEEDAAETAAEAETTTRDEEA
- the psbB gene encoding photosystem II chlorophyll-binding protein CP47, with the protein product MGLPWYRVHTVVINDPGRLLAVHLMHTALVAGWAGSMALYELAIFDPSDPVLNPMWRQGMFVMPFMARLGVTDSWGGWSITGATGVDPGFWSFEGVAAAHIVFSGLLMLAAIWHWTYWDLEIWQDPRTGEPALDLPKIFGIHLLLAGLGCFSFGAFHLTGVFGPGMWVSDPYGVTGHLEAVQPSWGPEGFNPFNPGGIVAHHIAAGIVGIIAGVFHITTRPPERLYKALRMGNIETVLSSAIAAVFFAAFIVAGTMWYGAAATPIELFGPTRYQWDQGYFKTEINRRVQTALDNGATKEQAYAQIPEKLAFYDYVGNSPAKGGLFRVGPMVNGDGLPTGWLGHIAFTDNQGRDLEVRRLPNFFENFPVVLEDSQGIVRADIPFRRAEAKYSFEQTGVTATVYGGALNGQTFTDPADVKRLARKAQLGEAFEFDRETYHSDGTFRSSPRGWFTFGHACFALLFFFGHIWHGARTLYRDVFAGIDPDLGEQVEFGLFQKLGDRSTRRLPEGYVPPAGTTLS